The Coprobacter tertius genome includes a region encoding these proteins:
- the neuB gene encoding N-acetylneuraminate synthase yields the protein MGKAIIIAEAGVNHNGDYRLAKELVLAAKEAGADYVKFQTARPELVISKYAPKAEYQLGTTHKEESQLDMCRAIHLPLTDYKPLKDFCDETGIKFLSTPFDLESIDVLEELDMDYYKIPSGEITNLPYLQKISRLGRPVILSTGMSGLGDIEAALNVLIDGGLIREKIILLHCNTEYPTPYEDVNLRAMQTLARCFGVKVGYSDHTCGIEVPLAAVAMGACVIEKHFTLDKKLPGPDHKASLEPEELKQMVLSIRNIERALGSTIKEVSPSERKNQPIARKSLIAAKNIFAGEIFTAENMTVKRPGNGISPMRWYEVIGKTAPRDFKEDELIEI from the coding sequence ATGGGTAAAGCGATTATAATAGCCGAAGCCGGAGTAAATCATAACGGAGATTACCGGTTGGCCAAAGAGTTGGTATTGGCTGCTAAAGAAGCTGGAGCCGATTATGTAAAGTTTCAGACAGCTCGTCCGGAACTCGTTATTTCAAAATATGCACCGAAAGCCGAGTATCAATTAGGTACTACTCATAAGGAAGAATCTCAACTCGATATGTGCAGGGCGATTCACTTACCTTTGACCGATTATAAGCCGTTAAAAGATTTTTGCGATGAAACGGGCATAAAATTTCTATCTACACCCTTTGATCTCGAATCGATAGATGTCTTGGAAGAACTCGATATGGACTATTATAAGATTCCTTCGGGAGAGATTACCAATTTACCCTATTTGCAAAAAATATCCCGTTTGGGGAGACCGGTAATTCTTTCTACGGGAATGTCGGGGTTGGGCGATATCGAAGCGGCCCTGAATGTACTTATTGATGGAGGCCTCATACGGGAAAAAATTATTTTACTACATTGCAATACCGAGTATCCTACTCCTTATGAGGACGTAAATCTTCGGGCTATGCAAACTTTGGCTCGATGTTTTGGGGTAAAAGTAGGTTATTCGGACCATACTTGTGGAATCGAGGTTCCTTTAGCCGCTGTTGCAATGGGTGCTTGTGTTATCGAGAAGCATTTTACACTCGATAAAAAATTGCCGGGACCCGATCATAAGGCTTCTCTTGAACCCGAAGAACTAAAACAAATGGTGCTTTCGATACGTAATATCGAACGGGCATTAGGTAGTACGATAAAAGAAGTATCTCCTTCTGAGCGGAAAAATCAGCCGATAGCCCGTAAAAGTCTTATTGCTGCGAAAAATATTTTTGCCGGTGAAATATTTACCGCCGAGAATATGACCGTAAAACGTCCTGGAAATGGTATTTCTCCGATGCGGTGGTATGAAGTTATCGGGAAAACAGCACCTCGTGATTTTAAAGAAGACGAACTTATCGAAATATAG
- the neuC gene encoding UDP-N-acetylglucosamine 2-epimerase: MRKICIVTGTRAEYGLLSRLMRFIEEDVDMQLQIIATNMHLSPEFGLTYREIEKDGFKINKKVEMLLSADTSSSVAKSLGLGIIGFADAYTDLQPDMIIVLGDRYEILGAVSTALLFRIPVAHISGGDVTEGAYDDSIRHAVTKMSHLHFTTTEEYRNRVIQLGENPSRVYNVGSIGLDNIRNMNLLSREAFEESIGFRLGERNLLVTFHPVTLEQHTAADQFSDLLEALDKSGAHIIFTKPNSDSDGRVIISMIDDFVEHHPEKSVSFLSLGYLRYLSALQYVDAVIGNSSSGIVEAPSFGIPTVNIGDRQKGRIRSESVIDCEPDKESIGEAIKKAFSSDFKEVASRAINPYEKNGTVYEILDVIKNTDISSLIPKKFYDLSL, encoded by the coding sequence ATGCGGAAAATATGTATTGTAACCGGTACACGGGCCGAATATGGGCTTTTAAGTCGCTTGATGAGGTTCATCGAGGAGGATGTCGATATGCAATTGCAAATTATTGCGACTAATATGCATCTTTCTCCCGAGTTCGGGCTAACTTATCGCGAGATCGAAAAAGACGGTTTTAAGATCAATAAAAAGGTAGAAATGTTGCTTTCTGCCGATACTTCTTCATCGGTCGCAAAATCGTTGGGCCTGGGTATAATCGGTTTTGCCGATGCATATACCGATTTACAGCCCGATATGATCATCGTATTAGGAGACCGGTATGAAATATTAGGTGCTGTTTCTACGGCATTGTTATTTCGCATTCCGGTGGCTCATATTTCGGGAGGGGATGTTACCGAAGGTGCATATGACGATTCGATACGCCATGCTGTTACCAAAATGAGCCATTTGCACTTTACAACGACCGAAGAGTATCGTAACCGAGTTATACAATTAGGAGAAAATCCCTCGAGAGTATATAATGTGGGTTCTATAGGATTGGATAATATTCGGAATATGAATTTATTGAGTCGAGAGGCATTTGAGGAGAGTATCGGTTTTCGGTTGGGAGAGCGAAATCTGTTGGTAACATTCCATCCTGTGACTCTTGAACAGCACACTGCGGCTGATCAATTTTCCGATTTGTTGGAGGCACTCGATAAATCGGGTGCTCATATCATTTTTACGAAGCCAAATTCTGACTCTGACGGACGGGTGATCATCTCGATGATCGATGATTTTGTAGAGCACCATCCCGAAAAATCTGTTTCATTTCTTTCGTTGGGCTATCTTAGGTATTTGTCTGCGTTGCAATATGTCGATGCTGTTATCGGGAATTCTTCGAGTGGAATTGTCGAAGCACCCTCTTTCGGTATCCCGACAGTCAATATCGGAGACCGTCAGAAAGGCCGAATCCGTAGTGAAAGTGTCATCGATTGTGAGCCTGATAAAGAATCGATCGGAGAAGCTATAAAGAAAGCATTTTCTTCTGATTTTAAAGAAGTGGCGAGCCGGGCAATAAATCCTTATGAAAAAAACGGAACCGTATACGAAATACTCGATGTGATTAAAAATACCGATATATCTTCATTGATTCCGAAAAAATTTTATGATTTATCATTATGA
- a CDS encoding nucleotidyltransferase family protein, whose amino-acid sequence MMSTEKYIINDSLSVRDALARLNELSSDILTLLVVDSGKKLVGSITDGDIRRALIGGAELSDLVTRVLHPHPFVLHDTGFTTEDMRTIRKKRLELVPVVDKEGRITRVYNFRDKRTILPVDAVVMAGGRGERLRPLTDSVPKPLLPLGNKPIIEYNIDNLLYFGIDKITISVRYLGEQIKAYFGDGSQKGATIGYVEEGIPLGTIGALGEISEFDNEVVLVMNSDLFTNIDFEEFYLHFSESGADMSVASVPYNISIPYAVMQTSDGLIHSFEEKPTYTYFSNGGIYLIKKSVIDKYIQKGCRCDATDLMQRLIDDRKKVTYFPVVGYWIDIGKPEDYKKAKEFIKYLKTE is encoded by the coding sequence ATGATGTCAACTGAAAAATATATCATAAACGACTCATTATCCGTTAGAGACGCTTTGGCGAGATTAAACGAATTGTCATCGGATATTCTTACTTTACTTGTAGTAGATTCCGGTAAAAAACTGGTGGGAAGTATTACCGACGGGGATATAAGGCGTGCGCTTATCGGGGGTGCTGAACTCTCCGATTTGGTAACGAGAGTACTTCATCCTCATCCATTTGTTTTACACGATACGGGCTTTACTACTGAAGATATGCGTACTATACGGAAAAAAAGGTTGGAACTGGTTCCTGTCGTCGATAAAGAGGGACGCATCACGAGAGTTTATAATTTTAGGGATAAAAGAACTATATTGCCCGTAGATGCCGTGGTTATGGCCGGTGGCAGGGGCGAAAGGCTGCGACCGTTGACCGATTCGGTACCGAAACCACTTTTACCTTTGGGCAATAAACCTATTATAGAATATAACATAGATAATCTATTATATTTTGGAATTGATAAAATTACGATATCGGTACGGTATTTGGGAGAGCAAATAAAGGCATATTTCGGAGACGGAAGCCAAAAAGGGGCAACAATCGGATATGTCGAGGAGGGAATACCTCTCGGTACGATCGGAGCATTAGGTGAAATTTCTGAATTCGATAATGAGGTTGTATTGGTGATGAATTCCGATTTGTTTACCAATATCGATTTCGAAGAGTTTTATTTACATTTCAGCGAAAGCGGAGCCGATATGTCAGTTGCTTCTGTACCTTATAATATATCGATCCCTTATGCTGTCATGCAGACCTCCGACGGGCTGATACATTCGTTCGAAGAAAAACCCACCTATACGTATTTCTCCAATGGCGGAATCTATCTGATAAAAAAGTCGGTAATCGATAAATATATTCAAAAAGGGTGTCGGTGCGATGCTACCGATTTAATGCAACGGTTGATCGATGATCGTAAGAAAGTGACTTATTTTCCTGTAGTAGGTTATTGGATAGACATCGGAAAACCGGAAGATTATAAGAAAGCTAAAGAATTTATCAAATATCTGAAAACGGAATAA
- a CDS encoding cytidylyltransferase domain-containing protein, with protein MRALFLIPARGGSKGIPRKNIKKLGGRPLIYYTIDAARGIASDNDICVSTDDDEIIEVVREYGLSVPFKRPEELATDRAGSYEVIMHALKYYEDRGIYYDVVVLLQPTSPFRTARHIREAISLYDSSYDMVVSVIETDKNPYFVLFEEDKNGYLQRSKDGHFTRRQDCPKVYEYNGAIYVMNVDSLKSKSLGEFSKNVKYVMNNIDNVDLDTPLDWEFAEFLIAKRNGRRK; from the coding sequence ATGAGAGCATTATTTTTGATTCCCGCAAGAGGAGGGTCGAAGGGAATTCCCCGTAAAAATATAAAAAAATTGGGAGGACGGCCCCTTATTTATTATACTATCGATGCGGCTCGTGGCATAGCTTCCGATAATGATATATGCGTAAGTACCGATGACGACGAGATTATCGAAGTAGTACGGGAGTACGGTCTTTCGGTACCTTTTAAGCGCCCTGAAGAATTGGCAACCGACCGGGCTGGCAGTTATGAAGTTATTATGCATGCTCTTAAATATTATGAGGATCGTGGAATTTATTATGATGTAGTAGTGCTTTTGCAACCGACTTCGCCGTTTAGAACAGCACGGCATATTCGAGAAGCTATCTCGTTGTATGATTCCTCTTATGATATGGTCGTATCGGTGATAGAAACCGATAAAAATCCGTATTTCGTATTATTCGAAGAAGATAAAAACGGTTATTTACAGCGATCAAAGGATGGGCATTTTACACGCAGGCAGGATTGTCCCAAAGTATATGAGTACAATGGTGCGATTTATGTAATGAATGTCGACTCTCTGAAATCGAAATCGCTCGGGGAATTTTCCAAAAATGTAAAATATGTAATGAATAATATCGATAATGTGGATTTAGATACACCGCTTGATTGGGAGTTTGCAGAATTTCTTATTGCGAAGCGAAACGGAAGGCGCAAGTAG
- a CDS encoding glycosyltransferase family 92 protein, whose amino-acid sequence MKYITYVPIKKKNFFWTIIRYIRFFISFTSIYINKINKKTKKYNCSICAIFKNEAPFLKEWMEYHLLIGIDHFYLYNNFSDDNYNEILLPYIEKGVVDLIDWPVQYGQLQAYKHCYETYKNDTEWIGYIDLDEFVCLKYEQNIKDWIKGYKKYPSVLINWKFFGTSGRLQHDPDRLVIEQYTASWSHLVNTGKSFINTAYRFEVFTCHTFYAETSLVGIKTKILPVNEFKRFFHYWIPRTPLHAESKIQINHYYTRSYQQHIYKNMLRGDACSAGSQQGRIAEGRFEAHETKNINKDYTIQRFLVFLKLRLEK is encoded by the coding sequence ATGAAATACATCACCTATGTGCCCATAAAGAAAAAAAATTTCTTTTGGACAATAATCAGATATATTCGTTTTTTTATCTCGTTTACAAGTATATATATTAATAAGATAAATAAAAAAACGAAAAAATATAATTGTTCGATTTGTGCCATTTTCAAAAATGAAGCCCCATTCTTGAAAGAATGGATGGAATATCACCTATTAATCGGAATCGATCACTTTTATTTATATAATAACTTTTCGGATGATAATTACAACGAAATTCTCTTGCCTTATATCGAAAAAGGAGTAGTAGACCTTATAGACTGGCCTGTGCAATATGGACAACTACAAGCCTACAAACATTGTTACGAGACCTATAAAAACGATACAGAGTGGATCGGATACATCGATCTGGATGAATTCGTTTGTCTGAAATACGAACAAAATATAAAAGATTGGATAAAAGGATATAAAAAATACCCGAGTGTTCTTATTAATTGGAAATTTTTCGGGACTTCGGGCCGGCTACAACATGATCCCGACCGACTGGTTATTGAACAGTACACGGCTTCATGGTCCCATTTGGTAAATACCGGAAAATCTTTTATAAATACAGCATACCGTTTCGAGGTATTTACTTGCCATACATTTTATGCAGAAACCTCCTTGGTGGGAATAAAAACAAAAATATTACCGGTTAACGAGTTCAAACGTTTCTTCCATTACTGGATTCCCCGTACTCCTTTACATGCCGAATCGAAAATACAGATAAACCACTATTATACAAGGTCATACCAACAACATATTTATAAGAATATGCTACGTGGAGATGCCTGCTCGGCAGGAAGTCAGCAAGGACGTATCGCAGAAGGCCGTTTTGAGGCTCATGAAACAAAAAATATCAATAAAGACTATACGATTCAAAGATTTCTCGTTTTTTTAAAATTAAGGCTCGAAAAGTAG
- a CDS encoding lipopolysaccharide biosynthesis protein produces the protein MSESLKEKTAKGLFWGGLSNGLQQILNLLFGIFIARILNAGDYGMVGMLMIFSAIAGIIQDSGFSIALINKRNATHKDYNAVFWFCALVGISMYLILFFIAPLIARFYGIPQLVPLSRFLFLGFLIGSLGTVHGAILTKKMMIKQKAKANIIAILFSGTVGVIMALNGMSYWGIAAQNITYMLTLVILIWHYSPWKPTLKINLNPLKGMFSFSFKVLITNIFVQANANIFSALLGKFYNPSQVGFYTQGNKWMVMGNTFIASMVNGVSQPVLAEVSAEKDRQLKIFRKMLRFTAFVSFPIMFGLALIAPELILITVTDKWLPSVPILQLLCIWGAVSPLNTLFSNMIVSHGRSNIFMWNTITLGILQFGILLLLHRFGIYAMIIGFATVNICWIFIWQRFARRFIGLRLIDMLKDILPYAFFALLSIGISYSIVIKIDNIYASVIIKFICAVILYLFFMWISRSVMFRESISFIYKKRRKI, from the coding sequence ATGAGCGAATCACTAAAAGAAAAAACGGCAAAAGGTCTTTTTTGGGGCGGACTGAGCAACGGGTTGCAACAAATACTGAACCTGCTTTTCGGTATCTTTATCGCACGCATTCTGAATGCCGGCGATTACGGTATGGTGGGTATGCTCATGATATTTTCCGCAATAGCGGGTATCATCCAGGACAGCGGATTTTCCATCGCTCTTATCAATAAACGAAATGCAACTCACAAAGATTATAATGCCGTATTTTGGTTTTGTGCACTTGTTGGCATAAGTATGTATCTTATTCTTTTTTTTATAGCCCCTCTGATTGCCCGGTTTTATGGCATTCCCCAACTTGTACCCCTTTCCCGATTTTTATTTCTGGGTTTTCTTATCGGGAGTTTAGGTACGGTACATGGGGCTATACTTACGAAAAAAATGATGATTAAACAAAAAGCAAAAGCCAATATTATCGCTATTCTTTTCTCGGGAACTGTAGGAGTAATTATGGCATTGAACGGAATGTCGTATTGGGGCATTGCCGCACAAAACATCACCTACATGTTGACATTGGTAATTTTAATATGGCATTATTCTCCTTGGAAACCCACTCTCAAGATCAACCTAAATCCTCTGAAAGGGATGTTCTCTTTCAGTTTTAAAGTTCTTATTACAAATATTTTCGTACAAGCCAATGCCAACATATTTTCGGCATTACTGGGTAAATTTTACAATCCTTCTCAGGTAGGATTCTATACGCAAGGAAACAAATGGATGGTAATGGGTAATACATTTATCGCCAGTATGGTTAACGGAGTATCGCAACCGGTTCTTGCCGAGGTATCCGCTGAAAAAGATAGACAACTGAAAATATTCAGAAAAATGCTGCGTTTCACAGCATTCGTATCTTTCCCGATTATGTTTGGATTAGCTCTTATCGCACCTGAACTCATCCTGATAACCGTTACCGACAAATGGCTACCGAGTGTACCTATTCTACAATTACTTTGCATATGGGGCGCTGTATCTCCTTTAAACACTCTTTTTTCGAATATGATCGTCAGCCATGGCCGATCGAATATATTTATGTGGAACACAATAACACTTGGAATCCTACAATTCGGAATATTATTACTCTTGCACCGGTTCGGAATATATGCGATGATTATCGGGTTTGCCACAGTCAACATCTGCTGGATTTTTATATGGCAACGTTTTGCCCGCCGTTTTATCGGATTGCGGTTAATCGATATGCTGAAAGATATTTTACCTTACGCTTTTTTTGCTCTGCTTTCTATCGGGATATCCTACTCGATTGTAATAAAGATAGATAATATTTATGCAAGCGTAATTATAAAATTTATTTGTGCTGTTATTTTATATCTATTTTTTATGTGGATAAGTCGTTCGGTAATGTTCCGGGAAAGTATATCTTTCATTTATAAAAAAAGAAGAAAAATATGA
- a CDS encoding lipopolysaccharide biosynthesis protein has translation MNNLRVIARNAIIWTALDKVSTQIVSIVTGIILARILNSSDYGIIGMLAIFTAIAGTCTDSGFSAALVRKKEPTHKDYSTIFYFNTVISILLYFFLYFCAPSIARFFNQPILIPLSRTIFATLIINSLGLVQTARLVKNIELGKIALINFLSLLISGITALYFAFKGYGVWSLTAQILSQSIAKTSLLWIAGHWYPKLIFSMNSFKELFSFGSNLMLANIINAIFQNIYSAFIGRVYDKNILGYYTQANKWAETGITTLYGTVQNATYTVFSSIQEEKERLIRAYRKTMKLTAFITFPVLACLALVSHPFISVLLSSKWEPSTLFLQILSVAGIFTVFTTINGNFIKISGESKWILKLEITKIILVTIALSCTWKMSITYVVTGLAVVKAIIYILYVVSTDKCTGYKWYRQLQDIFPYLGLTALMIFTAYPLKLVIKNTVVLLFLQITVCVIFYYWINKKLNSAILKEIKSSFSINRKE, from the coding sequence ATGAACAATCTGAGAGTCATAGCCCGCAATGCCATTATCTGGACTGCTTTAGACAAAGTTTCTACTCAGATTGTCTCTATCGTAACAGGAATCATATTGGCCCGTATCCTGAATTCCTCTGATTACGGAATTATCGGGATGCTGGCCATTTTTACAGCTATTGCAGGAACTTGTACCGACAGTGGTTTTTCTGCAGCCTTAGTGCGCAAAAAAGAACCTACCCATAAAGATTACAGTACGATTTTTTATTTCAATACGGTAATTTCCATCTTATTATATTTTTTTCTCTATTTCTGCGCCCCCTCTATCGCACGTTTTTTTAATCAACCGATCCTGATTCCTCTTTCCCGAACTATTTTTGCAACTCTTATTATCAACTCATTAGGCTTGGTGCAAACGGCACGGCTGGTAAAAAATATAGAATTAGGTAAAATAGCCCTTATTAATTTTCTCTCACTTCTCATTTCGGGAATTACAGCTCTTTATTTCGCTTTTAAAGGATACGGCGTTTGGTCTCTAACCGCACAAATTCTATCACAAAGTATAGCTAAAACCAGTTTACTATGGATTGCGGGACATTGGTATCCAAAGCTTATTTTCTCGATGAACTCGTTTAAAGAATTATTTTCTTTCGGATCTAATTTAATGTTAGCTAATATAATAAACGCAATATTCCAAAATATATATTCCGCGTTTATCGGACGCGTATACGATAAGAATATTTTGGGATATTATACCCAGGCTAATAAATGGGCCGAAACGGGTATTACGACACTATACGGTACCGTTCAAAATGCTACTTATACCGTATTCAGCAGTATTCAGGAAGAAAAAGAACGCCTTATAAGGGCTTACCGGAAAACTATGAAACTAACTGCGTTTATAACTTTTCCCGTTCTGGCATGCCTTGCATTAGTAAGTCACCCTTTTATTTCTGTTTTACTTTCATCCAAATGGGAACCATCTACCTTATTTTTACAAATCTTATCCGTCGCCGGTATATTTACCGTATTTACGACAATAAACGGTAATTTCATAAAAATATCGGGTGAATCGAAATGGATACTTAAATTAGAAATAACCAAGATAATACTGGTAACAATAGCTCTATCTTGTACCTGGAAAATGTCGATCACTTATGTAGTAACCGGCCTAGCAGTCGTAAAAGCAATTATATACATACTGTACGTAGTCTCTACCGATAAATGTACCGGCTATAAGTGGTATCGTCAGTTACAAGATATATTTCCTTATTTAGGCTTAACCGCATTAATGATTTTCACAGCCTATCCGTTGAAATTAGTCATAAAAAATACTGTTGTTTTATTATTCCTGCAAATAACAGTCTGCGTTATTTTCTACTATTGGATAAATAAAAAACTGAATTCTGCAATCCTGAAAGAAATAAAATCCTCCTTTTCGATAAACCGGAAAGAATAA
- the metG gene encoding methionine--tRNA ligase produces MEKNFKRTLVTTALPYANGPVHIGHLAGVYVPADIYTRYLRLKGEDVIMIGGSDEHGVPITLKAKAEGVSPQVVVDRYHHIIKKSFEDFGISFDIYSRTSSETHHKTASEFFRKLYDKGEFIEKTSEQYYDEEAQQFLADRYITGTCPHCHNERAYGDQCESCGTSLNATDLINPKSAISGSVPVMKETKHWYLPLDKWEPFLRQWILEDHKEWKSNVYGQCKSWLDMGLQPRAVSRDLDWGVPVPVEGAKGKVLYVWFDAPIGYISNTKELLPDTWELYWKDKETKLVHFIGKDNIVFHCIVFPAMLKAEGSYILPDNVPANEFLNLEGDKISTSRNWAVWLHEYLEDFPGKQDVLRYVLTANAPETKDNDFTWKDFQARNNNELVAILGNFVNRSMVLTQKYFEGKVPSRHQLTEYDKQTLSEFVHVKADMESYLDNYRFRDALKEAMNLARIGNKYLADTEPWKLAKTDMERVSTILNLSLQISANLAIAFEPFLPFSACKLRKMLRMETANWDLLGSIDILDADSQLSQPELLFEKIEDSVVEAQIQKLLETKKANELKNHKAAPIRENIDFETFTKLDIRIGKVLECQKVPKADKLLQFKIDDGLGGRTIVSGIAKHYNPEELVGKNVCFVANLAPRKLKGIESQGMILSAEDADGRLVVIEPADGVKPGSEVK; encoded by the coding sequence ATGGAAAAAAATTTTAAACGGACTCTTGTGACTACGGCTCTTCCCTATGCTAACGGCCCCGTACATATCGGGCATTTGGCCGGCGTATATGTCCCAGCTGATATATACACACGATATCTGAGACTAAAAGGTGAAGATGTCATCATGATCGGCGGCTCGGACGAACACGGTGTACCCATTACTCTCAAAGCAAAAGCAGAAGGCGTATCCCCTCAAGTTGTGGTAGACCGTTATCATCATATCATCAAAAAATCATTCGAAGATTTCGGGATATCTTTCGACATCTATTCCCGTACCTCTTCTGAAACACATCATAAAACAGCATCGGAATTTTTCCGTAAATTATATGACAAAGGCGAATTCATCGAAAAAACATCTGAACAATATTATGATGAAGAAGCTCAACAATTCCTTGCCGACCGATATATTACAGGTACTTGCCCGCACTGTCACAACGAAAGAGCATACGGTGACCAATGCGAATCATGCGGAACATCATTGAACGCGACCGACCTGATAAATCCCAAATCGGCAATCAGTGGAAGTGTTCCCGTAATGAAAGAAACCAAACACTGGTATTTACCCCTCGATAAATGGGAACCGTTCCTGCGTCAATGGATACTCGAAGACCATAAAGAATGGAAAAGCAACGTTTACGGGCAATGCAAGTCATGGCTCGATATGGGGTTACAGCCCCGAGCCGTAAGCCGCGACCTCGATTGGGGAGTGCCCGTACCGGTAGAAGGTGCAAAAGGAAAAGTTTTATATGTATGGTTCGATGCTCCGATCGGTTATATTTCGAATACTAAAGAACTCTTACCCGATACTTGGGAATTATACTGGAAGGATAAAGAAACCAAACTGGTTCATTTTATCGGTAAAGATAATATCGTCTTTCATTGTATCGTTTTCCCGGCGATGCTGAAAGCTGAAGGAAGCTATATTTTACCCGATAACGTACCTGCAAATGAATTTCTTAATCTTGAAGGAGACAAAATTTCCACTTCGAGAAACTGGGCCGTATGGCTGCACGAATATCTTGAAGATTTTCCGGGAAAACAAGACGTTCTGCGTTACGTTCTTACCGCCAACGCACCCGAAACCAAAGATAACGATTTTACATGGAAAGATTTTCAGGCAAGAAATAACAACGAACTGGTCGCTATCCTGGGCAATTTTGTAAACCGATCGATGGTTCTCACCCAAAAATACTTCGAAGGAAAGGTCCCATCTCGACATCAACTTACCGAATACGACAAGCAAACCCTGTCGGAATTCGTACATGTAAAAGCCGATATGGAATCGTATCTCGATAATTACCGTTTTCGCGACGCTTTAAAAGAAGCGATGAACCTGGCCCGTATCGGGAATAAATATCTAGCCGATACCGAACCGTGGAAACTGGCTAAAACCGATATGGAAAGAGTATCTACCATACTCAACCTTTCGTTACAAATATCTGCTAACCTAGCAATCGCGTTCGAACCCTTCTTACCATTCTCTGCATGTAAGTTACGGAAAATGCTGAGAATGGAAACGGCTAATTGGGATCTGCTCGGAAGTATCGATATATTAGATGCCGATTCGCAGTTATCACAACCGGAACTGCTTTTCGAAAAAATAGAAGACTCGGTCGTAGAAGCCCAGATACAAAAACTATTGGAAACGAAAAAAGCCAATGAACTAAAAAACCATAAAGCCGCTCCTATACGGGAAAATATCGATTTTGAAACATTTACCAAACTCGATATACGCATAGGAAAAGTTCTGGAATGCCAAAAAGTACCGAAAGCCGATAAATTACTACAGTTTAAAATTGACGACGGATTAGGCGGACGTACGATTGTATCGGGAATCGCTAAGCATTATAATCCCGAAGAACTTGTCGGTAAAAACGTATGTTTTGTAGCTAACCTCGCTCCCAGGAAACTTAAAGGAATAGAGTCCCAAGGAATGATACTTTCTGCCGAAGATGCCGATGGCCGTCTGGTTGTTATAGAGCCGGCCGATGGAGTGAAGCCGGGATCGGAAGTAAAATAA